In Phragmites australis chromosome 17, lpPhrAust1.1, whole genome shotgun sequence, the following are encoded in one genomic region:
- the LOC133896638 gene encoding ornithine decarboxylase 1B, chloroplastic-like, with amino-acid sequence MVGGSPMQAVLVAPGVKDRKVVAFKRDALKEKDAVNGLIRSIVATSSPAQRSAFHVFDIAKVVDLLRVWRRALADVRPYYAVKCNPEPALLGTLAALGAGFDCASRAEIEAVLALGVQPRSIVYANPCKPEAHLEYAAEVGVNLTTYDSEEEVAKVKRCHPKCELLLRLKGPDGGEAKIDLGTKYGAHVDEVVPLLRAAQRAGLNVAGVSFHVGSGASRLDVYRGAIEAARAAFDAAAALGMPPMRILDIGGGFMAGATFDEAAVVINHALAQHFGDLPCVEVIGEPGRYFAETAFTLAARVIGKRTRGEVREYWIDDGLYGSLNCILMDHYVPRPRPLASPRPGEKTYTSTVFGPTCDSLDTVVTGYQLPEMSVGDWLVFDDMGAYTTAAGSKFNGFDTSDIKIYVAYFS; translated from the coding sequence ATGGTTGGAGGTAGCCCCATGCAGGCCGTGCTGGTGGCGCCCGGCGTGAAGGACAGGAAGGTTGTCGCGTTCAAGCGCGACGCGCTCAAGGAGAAGGACGCCGTCAACGGCCTCATCCGCTCCATTGTCGCCACGTCCAGCCCCGCCCAGCGGAGCGCCTTCCACGTCTTCGACATCGCCAAGGTCGTCGACCTCCTCAGGGTCTGGCGCCGCGCGCTCGCCGACGTGCGCCCCTACTACGCCGTTAAGTGCAACCCCGAGCCGGCGCTCCTCGGCACGCTCGCCGCGCTCGGCGCGGGCTTCGACTGCGCCAGCCGCGCCGAGATCGAGGCTGTGCTCGCGCTCGGCGTCCAGCCCCGCAGCATTGTCTACGCCAACCCCTGCAAGCCCGAGGCACACCTCGAGTACGCCGCGGAGGTGGGCGTCAACCTCACCACCTACGActccgaggaggaggtggccaagGTCAAGCGCTGCCACCCCAAGTGCGAGCTCCTGCTCCGCCTCAAGGGCCCCGACGGCGGCGAGGCCAAGATCGACCTGGGAACCAAGTACGGCGCGCACGTCGACGAGGTCGTGCCGCTCCTGCGCGCCGCCCAGCGCGCGGGGCTCAACGTGGCTGGCGTGTCCTTCCACGTAGGGAGCGGCGCGTCCCGCCTGGACGTGTACCGCGGGGCCATCGAGGCCGCACGCGCGGCGTTCGACGCGGCCGCCGCCCTCGGCATGCCGCCCATGCGCATCCTCGACATCGGCGGGGGCTTCATGGCCGGCGCCACGTTCGACGAAGCCGCAGTGGTCATCAACCACGCGCTAGCGCAGCACTTCGGCGACCTTCCGTGCGTGGAAGTGATCGGTGAGCCTGGGCGGTATTTCGCTGAGACGGCCTTCACGCTCGCCGCGCGCGTCATCGGGAAGCGCACGCGCGGCGAGGTGCGCGAGTACTGGATCGACGACGGCCTCTACGGCTCGCTCAACTGCATCCTCATGGACCACTACGTGCCGCGCCCGAGGCCCCTAGCTAGCCCGCGCCCCGGCGAGAAGACGTACACGTCGACGGTGTTCGGGCCGACGTGCGACTCCCTCGACACGGTGGTGACCGGGTACCAGCTGCCGGAGATGAGTGTGGGCGACTGGCTCGTGTTCGACGACATGGGCGCCTACACCACGGCGGCCGGCTCCAAGTTCAACGGCTTCGATACGTCGGACATAAAGATCTACGTGGCATACTTCAGCTGA
- the LOC133897351 gene encoding phospholipase D delta-like, with product MASSAGGESQAKLVLLHGDLDLWILEARLLPNMDMFSEHVRRCFAACRLPTSCGPKHASATARGGGGGRHHHHRKIITSDPYVTLSVAGAVVARTAVIPNSQEPVWAERFAVPLAHRAAELEFQVKDDDTFGAQLIGTVSVPADIVARGDEVEDWFPVIGTNGKPYKPDTALRLRFRFHPIATGDPERKGIKDSYFPLRHGCRVTLYQDAHVKEGHLPEIELENGRMFEHNACWEDICHAILEAHHMIYIVGWSVYDKVRLVREPSPLRPLPEGGNLTLGELLRFKSQEGVRVCLLVWDDKTSHDKLFIKTGGVMATHDEEIRKFFKHSSVICVLSPRYASTKLSVFKQQVVGTLFTHHQKCVLVDTQACGNKRKITAFIGGLDLCDGRYDTPEHRLFKDLDTVFENDYHNPTFSAGAKGPRQPWHDLHCQIDGPAAYDVLKNFEQRWRKATKWHERFRRVSHWKDDALIKLERISWIISPSPTVPNDHTSLWVSKEEDPENWHVQVFRSIDSGSLKGFPSDFKEASKQNLVCRKNLIIDKSIHTAYVRAIRSAQHFIYIENQYFLGSSYAWPSYVNSGADNLIPIELALKIASKIRAGERFAVYVVIPMWPEGIPTTASVQEILYFQAQTMEMMYRIIADELKAMNIEDMHPQDYLNFFCLGNREESSSNGSPESDKSSDKSAVALATKYRRFMIYVHAKGMIVDDEYVILGSANINQRSLAGSRDTEIAMGAYQPHHAWSTKGRHPHGQIYGYRSSLWAEHLGMVDERFKDPSSLNCVRFVNQIAEENWKRFTDEEMRTLQGHLLKYPVKVETDGKIGPLPDQECFPDVGGKILGAPTSLPDSLTM from the exons ATGGCGTCGTCGGCCGGCGGCGAGTCTCAGGCGAAGCTCGTCCTCCTTCACGGCGACCTGGACCTCTGGATCCTGGAGGCGCGCCTGCTGCCCAACATGGACATGTTCTCCGAGCATGTCCGCCGCTGCTTCGCCGCCTGCCGCCTGCCCACCTCCTGCGGGCCCAAGCACGCCAGCGCTACGGCCcggggcggcggaggcgggcgacaccaccaccaccggaaGATCATCACCAGCGACCCCTACGTGACGCTgtccgtcgccggcgcggtggtAGCGCGCACGGCCGTCATACCCAACAGCCAGGAACCCGTCTGGGCGGAGCGCTTCGCCGTGCCGCTCGCGCACCGCGCTGCCGAGCTCGAGTTCCAGGTCAAGGACGACGACACGTTCGGCGCGCAGCTCATCGGCACGGTCTCCGTCCCCGCCGACATCGTCGCCCGAGGCGACGAGGTCGAGGATTGGTTCCCCGTCATTGGGACCAACGGCAAGCCGTACAAGCCCGACACCGCGCTGCGCCTCCGCTTCCGGTTCCACCCCATCGCCACCGGCGACCCCGAGCGCAAGGGCATCAAGGACTCCTACTTCCCGCTCCGCCACGGCTGCCGCGTGACGCTGTACCAGGACGCGCACGTCAAAGAAGGGCACCTGCCGGAGATCGAGCTCGAGAATGGGAGGATGTTCGAGCACAACGCTTGCTGGGAGGACATCTGCCACGCCATCCTAGAGGCGCACCACATGATATACATCGTCGGTTGGTCGGTGTACGACAAGGTACGGCTCGTGCGTGAGCCGTCGCCATTGCGGCCATTGCCTGAGGGTGGCAACCTTACGCTTGGAGAGCTGCTCAGGTTCAAGTCGCAGGAGGGCGTCAGAGTGTGCCTGCTCGTGTGGGATGACAAGACTTCGCATGACAAATTGTTCATCAAGACG GGCGGAGTTATGGCAAcacatgatgaagaaattcgGAAGTTTTTCAAGCATTCCTCAGTCATCTGTGTTCTTTCCCCTCGATATGCGAGCACTAAGCTGAGCGTTTTCAAACAACAG GTTGTTGGGACTTTGTTTACGCACCATCAAAAATGTGTTCTGGTTGATACACAAGCCTGTGGAAACAAGCGGAAAATTACAGCTTTCATTGGAGGACTAGATCTTTGTGATGGGCGCTATGACACACCTGAACACAGGCTATTCAAAGATCTGGACACAGTATTCGAAAATGATTATCATAACCCTACATTTTCG GCAGGTGCAAAGGGACCTAGACAACCATGGCATGATTTACATTGCCAGATTGATGGTCCAGCTGCCTATGATGTCTTGAAAAATTTTGAGCAACGCTGGCGAAAGGCAACAAAATGGCACGAACGGTTTAGAAGAGTATCTCACTGGAAAGATGATGCTCTAATTAAGCTGGAGCGTATCTCATGGATAATTAGCCCTTCACCTACTGTTCCAAATGATCATACTAGTTTGTGGGTTTCAAAAGAAGAAGATCCTGAAAATTGGCATGTTCAG GTATTCCGGTCAATTGACTCTGGCTCTCTAAAAGGATTTCCTAGTGATTTCAAAGAAGCTTCAAAGCAG AATCTTGTGTGCCGAAAGAACCTCATAATTGATAAGAGCATCCACACCGCATATGTCCGGGCAATCAGATCTGCACAGCATTTCATTTATATCGAGAATCAATACTTTCTTGGTTCTTCATATGCTTGGCCGTCCTATGTGAATTCAG GTGCTGACAATCTGATACCAATAGAGTTGGCCCTCAAAATTGCAAGTAAGATTAGAGCCGGAGAACGCTTTGCAGTGTATGTAGTGATACCAATGTGGCCTGAAGGAATCCCTACTACAGCCTCTGTGCAAGAAATCCTTTACTTTCAG GCCCAGACAATGGAGATGATGTATAGAATAATTGCAGACGAACTCAAGGCCATGAATATTGAGGATATGCATCCTCAAGATTACTTGAACTTCTTTTGTCTTGGCAATCGGGAAGAATCATCATCAAATGGCAGCCCGGAATCAGATAAATCTTCAGATAAAAGTGCAGTG GCCTTAGCTACAAAATACCGGCGATTCATGATCTACGTCCATGCAAAAGGGATGATTGTGGACGATGAATATGTCATTTTAGGTTCAGCAAACATCAACCAGAGATCCCTGGCTGGTTCTAGAGATACTGAAATTGCAATGGGCGCGTACCAGCCTCATCATGCATGGTCTACAAAGGGGAGGCACCCTCACGGCCAG ATATATGGATATAGATCGTCTCTTTGGGCGGAGCACCTTGGAATGGTTGATGAGCGCTTCAAGGATCCTTCGAGTTTGAACTGTGTAAGGTTTGTGAATCAAATAGCAGAAGAGAACTGGAAAAGGTTTACAGATGAAGAAATGAGAACATTACAAGGGCACCTCCTCAAGTACCCAGTAAAGGTGGAGACTGATGGTAAAATCGGCCCACTGCCAGACCAAGAATGCTTTCCTGACGTTGGCGGCAAGATTCTGGGAGCTCCAACTTCACTTCCTGATTCACTGACCATGTAG